The Haloarcula laminariae genomic sequence GCGCCCGCCTCGAAGCCGGAGATGGCGTTCGCGGAGGCGAAGCCGAAGTCGTCGTGGGTGTGAACGTCGATGCGCGCGTCCGTATGCGCGTCGACGATTTCGATGAGGTCGTAGAACCTACGGGGCGTGGCGACCCCGCAGGTGTCGGGGATGTTGATCCAGTCGGCCCCCGCGTCCGATGTCGCCTCGATGACCTCGATGAGGAACTCCTCCGAGGTCCGGGTGGCGTCCATCGGCGAGAACATGCACTCGGCGCCCGCCTCCGTGATGCGCTCGACGGACTCGACGGCCGAGTCCAGCGCCTCCTGACGGGTGGCGTGCATGGAGTCTTGTAACTGTACGTCGGACGTCGAGACGAAGGTGTGGACCATGTCCACACCCGAGTCCAGGGCCGCCTCGATATCCTTCTCGACCACGCGCGCCAGCCCGCACGTCGTCACGTGAGTGGACTCAGCGATGTCGCGGACCGCCTCGAACTCCGCGTCGGAGTTGACGGGGAACCCGGCCTCGATGACGTGGGTCCCCATCTCGTCGAGTACAGCCGCTATCTCGCGTTTGTCCTCGTAGTTGAACGACGTGCGTGGTGACTGCTCACCGTCGCGCAGCGTGGTGTCGAAAATGCGTGCGTCTGTAATCTCAGACGTGGAATCCAGTGTGCCCTGGAAGAACTCGATCCGCCGGAGATCCCGACGTGCCCTCGTTGTTGGACATAAGCAGGTGATACTGGACCCTTCCGATACTTATAGTTGTTCATCGGAGCGGCCGGTCGACAGCTATCGCGGTTCGGGTGGTCGCAGGGCCGGCAGCTCCGTCTCGGTCGCTGGCCGCTCGCTCTCTTGGAGACACCTCACCCGTCTCGCAAGCCAGTCGTCAGACGCCGGGGAGAGGATTTTTGCTGGTCGGACGCGTGCACACGGAGTATGAGCGATTTCGAGGGACTGGACCTGCAAGCGGTGGAGGACCAGATGGCGGCCGACGAGGAGACCGGCGGGAGCCACCGGGTCGTCCTCGGGGTGCTGGACGGCACGACCGACGACGCGGAGTGGGTCGAGACCATCGAGGACGGGCGGGTGCTCGTGTTGAACGTCGAGGGGGACCTGAACGAGCTCGCCTCGGGCTTCGCCCGGCCGGTTAAGGACGCCGGCGGCGACCTGATGCACTTCCGGGGCTTTCTCATCGTGACGCCGGCGGGCGTCACCATCGACAAGAGCCGGCTGGACACCTGACCGGGCTCACCCGACCAGCGTCACGTAGTGGCCGTCGGGGTCGCGAATCCGCACGCCGTCGTCGATGGACGTGACCGCCAGCGCGTCGTCGGCCACCTCGCGGGCGACGGCGCCGGGGTCGTCGGCGCCCACGCCGAAGTCCACGTGGACGCCGCCCCGGGCGTCGGCGATACCCAGCCGCGACGACCACAGTTCGAGGTCGAACTCGCCGGTCGTGAGCCGGACCCGACCGGCTTCGCGGTCGTCGTCGATTACCTCGAAGCCGAGGCGCTCGTAGAACTCGACGGCGGCCGCCAGGGTTTCGACCTCAAGTACCAGCTCGAAGAGGTCGCCGACCCCGCCGCTGTCGCCGTCCCGGGACCGTTCGCCCAGTTCGACGCAGTTGCCCTCGGGGTCGTAGAAGTACAGCGAGCGCGCGTCGCCGAAGGTGTGTTCGACCAGTTCGAACCGCTCGTCGAGCCGGTCGTACCAGTCGTCGTACTCCCGCTCGGGCACTGTCAGCGCGTAGTGGGTGTGGAGCCCGCCGCGGGGGACCGGCCCGGGCGCACGTAGACGGATGTCCGTCCCGCCGGCCTTGAGGACAGTCTCGGCCTCGCTCGACTCGACGGTGTCGAGTTCGAGGAAGGCGTCGTAGAACGCGGTCAGGCGGTCGGGGTACTTCGCCTCCAGCGTGAGCCACTCCGGGGTGGAGAGCATGGCTCCGCGTTGGTCGCCGACGGGCAAAACTGTCGGGTCCGCGGTGTGGGGCGCGGGCGACCAGCGGGCCGGAATATTGAACAGCGCCGACACCCAGCCTCAGCTATGGAACGTTCGCGCCGGAGCGTACTCGTCGGTGGTGTCGCGCTCGTCGCCGGATGAGGGGGTCGAGAGACCGGGGGCAGTAACGGTTCCCCGACAGAGACCGGGCGGCGGACGGCGACCACGGCCGCCACTGACTGTGCGCCCAGCGGTATCGAGACGCGGGAGGGGCGGACGGAGTACGCCCTCAGCGCCTACGAGGACGCTTACGACGACATGAACGGGGCGCTGGACGAAATCGGGGCCGTAATCACCGGCGACGGCCTGTACGCGGCCCGGGAAGAGGGACCGGACGCGAACACGCCGGACGGGCTGATACTCGAGACGCGGGACGGCGGCGACGTCTTGGTCACGCTCACCGACCTGTCCGGCAGCGCTATCGCCGACATGCGAAACGACTGGTTCTACGACGCTATCGAAGCGTTCCGGGGCGCACAGGGTGCCCTCGACTCCAACGTCGACTCCTGGAACGAGGTGCGCGAGTTCGTCACCGCTTGCGAGGTCGACGATGCCGACCTGTTCCCTGGCCCGATAGCGGACGGTATCGCCACCGCACGGCACCTCCGAACCGCCGCCGAGAAGTTCGAGCAGGAGTGTACCGTCTACCTCGACAACGACGCGACGTTCGACACCGAGCTCGCGGAGGCGGACCGGTTACAGGCGGACGCCATCTCGGCGCTACGTAGCGCGGCCGCGGACTACCCGCGGTCCCCGACGAGCCTCGAGAACGAGGTGACGGTGTACCGGAGCGAGTGAGCCGGCCGTCGCGGCGCCGGACCGCTCCGGTAGCCTGGCTCGCTTCGGTTAGTTAGACCCTTTATCCACGCCGGGGTCCTACCGTGGCCTATGCCAATGAAAGGCGACGGCGTGGCGTCGGACTGGGCGGAAACGAATCGCTGGGACCGGGGGGCGAGCTGGCTCGCCTATCCCGAGGAGGGGATGCAGCGGGCGAGTCACGTCCTCGGGACCGAAGCCGGTGCCATCGTCGTCGACCCGGTCGACGCCGAGGGCATCGACGACCTCTTCGCGGAGTTCGGTGACGTGGCCGGAGTCATCCTTCTGCTGGATCGCCACAAGCGCGACTCGGCGGCTATCGCGAAACGCCACGACGTACCCGTCTACATCCCCGACGCGCTCGCCGGCACGGAAGACGACATCGACGCCCCCACCGAGCGGGTCCACCGGCAGATTCCGGGCACCGACTACGGCATCCACGAGCTCACGAGCAACGCCTTCTGGCAGGAGGCGGCGCTGTACGGCGACGAAGACGACACGCTCGTGGTGCCGGAGGCCGTCGGGACGGTCGACTACTTCCTCGCCGGCGGCGAGCGCCTGGGCGTCCACCCGATGCTGCGGCTGACGCCGCCGACGAAGCTGAACCGGCTCGACCCGGAGCGGCTGCTCGTTGGCCACGGCCACGGCATCGCGGACGACGCCGGCGGGGCCCTTTCGGACGCGCTCCGCGGGTCCCGCAGACGGACGCCGGGGCTGTACGTGAAGAACCTGAAGTCGTTCGTGCTGGGATAGGCGCCGCGAACGGGCCGGTGGCCCGGGGAACCGGCGACGGGATTATACGACTACCGCCCGAAATCTCGGTGTGGTGTACGTGACACGCGGCCTCGTCGAGACGTTGCTGAGAATGGCCCGGGAAGCCGAGCCGAACGACGTGACCATCTCGCTGGCGGTCACGGAGGCCGCGGAGCTCCCGGAGACGGACCTTGACCCGGAGATACCCGTGTTCACGGACTTCTACCTGCCGTCGGCCGGGAGTTCCGTCAACGCCGTCTTCGGGATGGACCTGGGAACGCCCGCCGGGCAGACCCAGGGCCGCTTTGTCTCCCACCCCGACGGCTACATGGGCGTCAGCAAGCTCGACGACCTCCACGAGGTCATCTTCGTCGCCGTTCCGCCCTGGGAGACCGACAGCTTCGGCGCGTTCGACCGGTCGGGCCGGCCGGTCGATGTCGAGATTCTCGACGTCGAACCGCCCGAGGAGTCGCTGGCGTAACTAGTCGAGATACCCCAGGTCACGGAGCTGGTCGGTGATGTCCTGGAACTGGGCCTCCGTCAGCTCCCCCTCGCGCTGGTGTTCGACGACGATGCTGCGAAGCAGGAAGCGGACGAGGTCCGACGTGCTGGAGAAGCTGGTCCCCTCGATGGTCTCCTCGACGCGTTCGGCGAGGTCTTTCGGAATCGAGACCGTGGTGTAATCGGCCATATCTCAGCCATGCCACGGGGCCGGAAAACGGTTGTGTCACGCCGGCAGCGACGGCTGGAGCTCAGCGGGGCTCGTCCGCCTCGGTGTCGAAGTGGCCGGCGGTCGCCGAGCTGGTCGGTGAGAACATCAGCTGAGCGCCGTCCGTCGAACGGCTGCCGAACTCGGGGGTCGGGTACGATTCGTCGTCGGTGGGTGTCGTGATCGTGGTTGTCATCCGGGTGGGTGTGTGGGGTTTCTGCGGTGGTCGGCGGTCGAGGCGTCGGCACGGCGCGAACGAAGCTTGCGTACAAGCATGAGCTACCACCAGCTTTCGACCCATCTATAATAAAAGTTCATGATTTATCCGCGAACGGTCCGCCAACACCACTGAGAGGCCTTCACACGGTGAGGTTCTGGTCGTAGTCGGTGAAGTTCTCGTAGCCGTCCTCGGTGACGACGGCGATGTCCTCGATGCGGACGCCGCCGATTTCGGGGTCGTACAGCCCCGGCTCGATGGTGACGACGTGTCCCGGCTCCAGCTCACCGCCCGACGGCGACAGCCGGGGGAGCTCGTGGACGTCGAGGCCGACCCCGTGGCCCGTCGAGTGGATAAAGCCAGTCTCCGCGCGGTCGTCGCTGCGCAGCGTCGGCAGCCCGGCGTCCTCGTAGACGTCACAGACCGCGGCGTGGACGGCCTCGCCGGTGGCACCGGGCTCCAGCGCGTCGAAGGCGGCGGCCTTCGCCCGTTCGGTCAGGTCGTACCACTCCCGGACGGTCTCGCCGGGCTCGCCCACGCAGAACGTCCGGGTCATGTCGGCGTGGTACTTCGTCGTCTTGTCCTGTGGGAAGATATCGATGATAATCGGCTCGCCTGCGGAGAGCGGCCCGCTCCCGCGGTCGTGGGGGTCGGCGGCGTCGGCGCCGCAGGCGACGATAGTCTCGTCGAGCGAGCAGCCGTGACGGAGCAGCGTCACCTCTATCTCCTCCCTGACGCGCTCGCTGGTGAGAGCCTCGCCGTCGTCTCTGAGCGTGCCGTCGTCGGCGACTTCGGCCTCCCGGAGTAACGCCTCGGCCGCGGCCATCGCCGCTTCGTTGGCGCGCTGGGCGACCCGGATGTGGTCTATCTCCTCGTCGGTCTTGGTCGCGCGGATCTCCGTGACGGTGCCGTCCGTATCGGCGGTCACGTCCACGCCGCGGGCCCGGAGCCCGTCGGCGGTCCGGAGCGGGAACCGCGGCGGCACCGCCACGCTGTCGACGTCGTAGGCGTCGAGGAAGCGGCCGAGGACGTGCGAGACCGCCTCCTCAGGGCCGTGTTCCTCGACCAGTTCGGCGTGGTCGAAGTCGACGTATCGCTCGACGGTCTCGGCGCGCGACTCGCGTTTGGCCCGGCCGAACTCCAGGCTGCGGGGAAAGAGCAGGTGGGTCTCGCCGTCGTACAGCGTGATAAAGGGGTCGGGCGCGTCGAAGCCCGCGAGGTAGTACTGGTCGGAGTCCGTCGAGTCCGCGTCGATGAGATAGCCGTCGGTGTCGGTCTCGTCGAGGAACGCGTCGAGTCTGCCGAAATCGGGCATGCCTGCCAGTCCGACCGGGAGGGGCAAATGGCTATCGGCGCGGCCGGCTGGGACGGTAGTATATCAGTCTGGCGACCCTTCCACCGCCCGTGACCGACGACGCAATCGCGGCCGAGGGCGTAGAGCTCACCTACGCCGACGGGACCCAGGCGGTCCGCGGCATCGACCTGACGGTCCCGCGGGGGGAGTTCTTCGGCTTCCTCGGCCCGAACGGGGCGGGCAAGACCACGACTATCAAGACGCTCGTGACGCTCCTGCGACCGACAAGCGGTGCTATCACCGTCAACGGGTTCGACGCGCTGGCGGAGGGCCGTTCGGTCCGCGAGACGGTGGGGTACATGGCCCAGGAGACCAGTATCGACCCCGAGCTGACGGCCCGCGAGAACCTCCGCTTTGCCTGTGACGCCTACGGTGTGCCCCGAAGCGAACGGGCCGACCGCATCGACGAACTGTTGGACCTCGTCGACCTGGCCGACGTGGCCGACAAGCGGGCCGACGACTTCTCGGGCGGGATGAAGAAGCG encodes the following:
- a CDS encoding LeuA family protein, which gives rise to MTCLCPTTRARRDLRRIEFFQGTLDSTSEITDARIFDTTLRDGEQSPRTSFNYEDKREIAAVLDEMGTHVIEAGFPVNSDAEFEAVRDIAESTHVTTCGLARVVEKDIEAALDSGVDMVHTFVSTSDVQLQDSMHATRQEALDSAVESVERITEAGAECMFSPMDATRTSEEFLIEVIEATSDAGADWINIPDTCGVATPRRFYDLIEIVDAHTDARIDVHTHDDFGFASANAISGFEAGASQSQVSVNGIGERAGNAAYEEVVMALESLYDVNTGIDTTRITELSRLVEEKSDIPVPANKPIVGRNAFSHESGIHAAGVIENSDTFEPGVMTPEMVGAERELVLGKHTGAHSVRERLVDAGYDPTDAEVREVTRRVKEFGAEKQQVTMSELERFATEVGVDEESEEVRA
- a CDS encoding DUF5779 family protein, giving the protein MSDFEGLDLQAVEDQMAADEETGGSHRVVLGVLDGTTDDAEWVETIEDGRVLVLNVEGDLNELASGFARPVKDAGGDLMHFRGFLIVTPAGVTIDKSRLDT
- a CDS encoding VOC family protein, which encodes MLSTPEWLTLEAKYPDRLTAFYDAFLELDTVESSEAETVLKAGGTDIRLRAPGPVPRGGLHTHYALTVPEREYDDWYDRLDERFELVEHTFGDARSLYFYDPEGNCVELGERSRDGDSGGVGDLFELVLEVETLAAAVEFYERLGFEVIDDDREAGRVRLTTGEFDLELWSSRLGIADARGGVHVDFGVGADDPGAVAREVADDALAVTSIDDGVRIRDPDGHYVTLVG
- a CDS encoding ribbon-helix-helix domain-containing protein, yielding MADYTTVSIPKDLAERVEETIEGTSFSSTSDLVRFLLRSIVVEHQREGELTEAQFQDITDQLRDLGYLD
- a CDS encoding M24 family metallopeptidase, giving the protein MPDFGRLDAFLDETDTDGYLIDADSTDSDQYYLAGFDAPDPFITLYDGETHLLFPRSLEFGRAKRESRAETVERYVDFDHAELVEEHGPEEAVSHVLGRFLDAYDVDSVAVPPRFPLRTADGLRARGVDVTADTDGTVTEIRATKTDEEIDHIRVAQRANEAAMAAAEALLREAEVADDGTLRDDGEALTSERVREEIEVTLLRHGCSLDETIVACGADAADPHDRGSGPLSAGEPIIIDIFPQDKTTKYHADMTRTFCVGEPGETVREWYDLTERAKAAAFDALEPGATGEAVHAAVCDVYEDAGLPTLRSDDRAETGFIHSTGHGVGLDVHELPRLSPSGGELEPGHVVTIEPGLYDPEIGGVRIEDIAVVTEDGYENFTDYDQNLTV